One genomic window of Vibrio parahaemolyticus includes the following:
- the fis gene encoding DNA-binding transcriptional regulator Fis, which yields MFEQNLTSEALTVTTVTSQDQITQKPLRDSVKASLKNYLAQLNGQEVTELYELVLAEVEQPLLDTIMQYTRGNQTRAATMMGINRGTLRKKLKKYGMN from the coding sequence ATGTTCGAACAAAATCTGACTTCAGAAGCATTAACAGTAACTACAGTAACGTCACAAGACCAGATTACTCAAAAGCCTTTACGTGACTCTGTTAAAGCGTCTCTTAAAAACTACCTTGCTCAACTAAATGGCCAGGAAGTAACAGAACTATACGAATTAGTTCTAGCTGAAGTTGAACAGCCACTATTAGATACTATCATGCAGTACACTCGCGGTAACCAAACTCGCGCAGCAACTATGATGGGTATCAACCGCGGTACTCTTCGCAAGAAACTTAAGAAATACGGCATGAACTAA
- the prmA gene encoding 50S ribosomal protein L11 methyltransferase, with the protein MPWIQIKLNATNENAEQIGDMLMEETGALSVTFLDAQDTPVFEPLPGETRLWGDTDILALYDAEADTNFIIDQIKASNMLAENFAYKVEQLEDKDWEREWMENFHPMKFGERLWICPSWREVPEPDAVNVMLDPGLAFGTGTHPTTALCLEWLESMDLSGKTVIDFGCGSGILAIAAIKLGAEKVIGIDIDPQALLASKDNAERNGVADKLEVFLPQNQPEGLIADVVVANILAGPLRELAPIIKGLVKPNGALAMSGVLDTQAEDVASYYRDELHIDPIVEQSEWCRISGRKQG; encoded by the coding sequence ATGCCTTGGATTCAAATCAAACTCAACGCGACCAATGAAAACGCCGAGCAAATCGGCGATATGCTAATGGAAGAGACTGGTGCGCTGTCTGTAACTTTCTTAGACGCGCAGGATACACCTGTATTCGAACCTCTACCTGGCGAGACTCGCTTATGGGGCGATACTGACATTCTGGCACTGTACGATGCAGAAGCCGATACCAACTTCATCATCGACCAAATCAAAGCAAGCAATATGCTAGCAGAAAATTTTGCTTACAAAGTTGAACAGCTTGAAGACAAAGACTGGGAACGCGAGTGGATGGAAAACTTCCACCCAATGAAATTTGGTGAGCGCCTATGGATTTGCCCAAGCTGGCGTGAAGTGCCAGAACCAGACGCTGTCAACGTAATGCTGGATCCAGGTCTTGCATTCGGTACTGGTACTCACCCAACAACCGCACTTTGTCTTGAGTGGCTAGAAAGCATGGACTTAAGCGGTAAAACCGTTATCGACTTCGGCTGTGGCTCAGGCATTCTTGCGATCGCAGCGATCAAACTGGGTGCAGAAAAAGTTATCGGGATCGACATTGATCCTCAAGCGCTACTTGCATCAAAAGACAACGCAGAGCGTAACGGCGTTGCCGACAAACTAGAAGTATTCCTTCCTCAAAACCAACCAGAAGGTCTGATTGCTGACGTGGTTGTTGCTAACATTCTTGCTGGCCCACTACGTGAACTTGCACCAATCATTAAAGGCCTAGTTAAGCCAAATGGCGCCCTAGCAATGTCTGGTGTTTTGGACACGCAAGCGGAAGATGTTGCAAGCTATTACCGTGATGAGCTTCACATTGACCCTATCGTTGAGCAAAGCGAATGGTGTCGCATCTCTGGTCGTAAGCAAGGCTAG
- the dusB gene encoding tRNA dihydrouridine synthase DusB translates to MKIGNYQLKNNLIVAPMAGVTDRPFRELCLRYGAGMAVSEMMSANPKLWKTSKSKQRMVHEGESGIRSVQIAGSDPQLMADAAQFSVENGAQIIDINMGCPAKKVNKKLAGSALLQYPTIIEEILKAVVNAVDVPVTLKTRTGWDTDNKNCVQIAKLAEDCGIQALSLHGRTKACMYKGEAEYDSIKAVKKAISIPVIANGDIDSPEKAKFVLEYTGADALMIGRPAQGRPWIFQEIHHYLENGTTMEELPTQEVKAIMLGHVNALHEFYGEYLGPRIARKHVGWYLKEHEQASEFRRTFNAIDAAPLQIEALEGYFDNVAS, encoded by the coding sequence TTGAAAATCGGAAACTACCAACTTAAGAACAATCTAATCGTAGCCCCTATGGCTGGTGTAACGGATAGACCGTTCCGCGAGTTGTGTCTTCGTTATGGTGCGGGAATGGCCGTCAGTGAAATGATGTCTGCCAACCCAAAACTATGGAAAACGTCGAAGTCGAAACAGCGCATGGTACATGAAGGCGAATCGGGCATTCGCTCTGTACAAATTGCCGGTTCCGATCCACAGCTTATGGCAGATGCAGCTCAATTCAGTGTTGAAAACGGTGCGCAAATCATCGACATCAACATGGGCTGCCCGGCAAAAAAAGTGAATAAGAAGCTGGCGGGCTCTGCACTGCTTCAATACCCAACCATTATCGAAGAGATTTTGAAAGCGGTAGTGAATGCGGTAGACGTTCCTGTAACGTTAAAGACCCGAACAGGCTGGGATACAGACAACAAAAACTGTGTCCAAATCGCTAAATTAGCCGAAGACTGCGGCATACAAGCTCTTTCCCTGCATGGCAGAACAAAAGCGTGTATGTACAAAGGTGAGGCCGAATACGACAGCATTAAAGCGGTAAAAAAGGCGATTTCAATTCCGGTTATCGCGAACGGTGATATCGATAGCCCGGAGAAAGCCAAATTTGTACTGGAGTACACCGGTGCGGACGCTTTAATGATTGGACGCCCTGCCCAGGGTCGTCCTTGGATTTTCCAGGAAATCCATCACTATTTGGAAAACGGCACCACAATGGAGGAGCTTCCCACTCAGGAAGTGAAAGCCATTATGCTTGGTCATGTGAATGCTCTTCATGAATTTTATGGTGAGTATTTAGGTCCACGTATCGCGCGTAAGCACGTAGGTTGGTATCTGAAAGAACATGAACAAGCGAGTGAGTTTCGCCGTACCTTCAACGCTATCGACGCAGCTCCGCTGCAAATTGAAGCGCTAGAAGGTTATTTTGATAACGTTGCATCATAA